Genomic window (Deltaproteobacteria bacterium):
ACGACCCCGGGCGCGGCCAAGGTCATGCTGATGATCGATCCGCAGAGCCGCCTGGACGCCTACGTCGAGCGGACGCGCGCGCGCGGCACCGTGCGCGGAGCGGCCTCGCCGGTCTGCGACCTCGACCACGTCCTGCGCCAGGAGGACGTCGCCGAGGGCGACCTGCTCGTGACCTCTGGAATGGGCGGCGTCTTCCCGAAGGGGCTTCGCGTGGGCCGGATCGCCGCGGTCGACCGGAAGACGGCGGGGCTGTTCCTGGGCGCGAAGGTGGTTCCCGCGGTCGACTTCGCGCGGCTCGACGAGGTCTTCGTGATCCTCGAGCAGCGCCAGGTCCCGGACGACGGGGCGTTCTCGTCCGCCGACGAGGGGCTCTGGCCCGAGCCGCCGCCGCCCGCGCCGGAGCCGCCGCCTGTGGAGCCCCCGCCTTGATGGCGCTGGCGAAGCTCGTCGGGATCGGGCTCGCCCTGCTGCTCGGCCAGGTTCTCGCGCGTCTGATCCTGCCGGCCGAGATCCGGCCCGACCTGATCCTGATCTTCGCGCTGGCGATGGGGCTGCGCGGGGGCGGGATCCAGGGGCTTCTGCTCGCGTTCGGGGCGGGCTTCGTCCTGGACGCGCTCTCGGCATCGCCGATGGGACTCTTCGCGCTTCTCTGCGGCACGGCCTGCGCGGCGACCCGCCTGTTCGACAAGGCGCTCTACCTGCGCGCGGCCGGGCCGTGGGCGACCTACGTCGGCGTCTACGTGCTGGTGAACTGGCTCCTGCTCGGCTCGGCGCAGCGGCTCTTCGCGGCCTCGGGCGCCTCGGAGTGGTCGGACCTGCTGCTCCGGGCGCCGGGAACGGCGCTGGCCACCGCCGCCGTCGCCGCGCCGCTGCTCTCGGTGTTCCGGCGCCTGCTCAGCGAGTCCGAGCGCGACGGCGCCTGGCCGGTTCTCGCCACCCACGGCCCGCGCGGGCGCTCGTGAACCGGCTCACCACGGGCGCGCCGCCGCCGGACGGAATGGTCGAGCGCCGGCTCACGGGCGCAGCGCTTGTGATCGTCGCGGTCTGGATGCTGCTGATCACGCGGCTCTTCTACCTGC
Coding sequences:
- the mreD gene encoding rod shape-determining protein MreD yields the protein MALAKLVGIGLALLLGQVLARLILPAEIRPDLILIFALAMGLRGGGIQGLLLAFGAGFVLDALSASPMGLFALLCGTACAATRLFDKALYLRAAGPWATYVGVYVLVNWLLLGSAQRLFAASGASEWSDLLLRAPGTALATAAVAAPLLSVFRRLLSESERDGAWPVLATHGPRGRS